A genomic segment from Candidatus Korarchaeum cryptofilum OPF8 encodes:
- a CDS encoding hydrogenase iron-sulfur subunit, producing the protein MSYVIGFCCNECAYAAADLAGSTHRKHPANVLVIRIPCSGTFDPSWLVYALARGADAAFVAGCRKGECHYVDGNLKAEKRVAFVKQLLEAVGVEPERVEMFFMASSEPHKFVKAAEEMSKRVEKLGPLPRRGRIDRVRLGKKENLVEALKAIAKEFKDIKLPEIPGFKVPVYDESCIGCGACVEACERDALRMVDSDGFRRILLNAARCTACGDCVKACEESGESSLRLGGMRMSQLISDWSEGIRIPLVACEVCGKYFATEGELRKADSPQICPSCKEVLSAKAMSFGKVRA; encoded by the coding sequence ATGAGCTACGTGATAGGCTTCTGCTGTAATGAGTGCGCTTATGCTGCGGCTGATCTAGCTGGTAGCACTCACAGGAAGCATCCAGCGAATGTATTGGTGATAAGGATACCCTGCTCCGGTACCTTCGACCCGTCTTGGCTCGTTTACGCCCTAGCTAGAGGGGCTGATGCAGCTTTCGTGGCTGGTTGCAGGAAGGGGGAGTGCCATTACGTGGATGGAAACCTCAAAGCTGAGAAGAGGGTTGCTTTCGTGAAACAGCTGCTCGAGGCCGTCGGAGTGGAACCTGAGAGAGTTGAGATGTTCTTCATGGCGTCCTCTGAGCCACATAAGTTCGTGAAAGCCGCTGAGGAGATGAGTAAGAGGGTGGAGAAGCTCGGCCCTCTCCCACGCAGGGGCAGGATCGATAGGGTAAGGCTGGGGAAGAAGGAGAACCTTGTTGAGGCCCTTAAAGCAATCGCCAAAGAGTTTAAGGACATCAAGCTTCCTGAAATACCTGGCTTCAAGGTACCGGTTTATGATGAGAGCTGCATCGGTTGCGGGGCATGCGTCGAGGCTTGCGAGCGTGATGCCCTCAGGATGGTAGACTCCGATGGATTCAGGAGGATATTATTGAATGCGGCTAGGTGTACAGCATGTGGAGATTGTGTTAAGGCATGCGAAGAGAGTGGAGAGTCTTCTCTGAGGCTGGGAGGCATGAGAATGTCTCAATTAATCTCAGATTGGAGTGAGGGGATCAGGATACCTCTAGTCGCTTGCGAAGTTTGCGGAAAATATTTCGCGACGGAAGGGGAATTGAGGAAAGCGGATTCTCCTCAAATATGCCCGAGTTGCAAGGAGGTGCTATCCGCTAAAGCGATGTCATTCGGTAAGGTGAGAGCATGA
- a CDS encoding 4Fe-4S dicluster domain-containing protein encodes MSLRDDIKAISGQDVMLCFQCGECSSSCQMAGYKGFSPAKLIHSIQLGMEDVLRSRIYELCLHCFLCSVRCPQGLSFPDIATALSNITVRRYGPGKIEKMFLDEITNKGFLNPATFALKTFGFSLPKYAGLKGLKAAPIIFERGNVRRELVEEVRRVAREG; translated from the coding sequence ATGAGCCTCAGGGATGATATAAAAGCGATCTCCGGGCAGGACGTCATGCTATGCTTCCAATGCGGGGAGTGTTCATCATCCTGCCAGATGGCCGGTTACAAGGGCTTCTCCCCCGCGAAGTTGATACATTCCATCCAATTGGGAATGGAGGATGTCCTGAGGTCTAGAATTTACGAACTCTGCCTTCACTGTTTCCTCTGTTCCGTCAGGTGCCCTCAGGGACTGAGCTTCCCGGATATAGCTACAGCATTATCCAACATAACTGTGAGGAGGTATGGTCCGGGGAAGATTGAGAAAATGTTCTTAGACGAGATAACTAATAAGGGATTTTTGAACCCAGCTACATTTGCTCTGAAGACCTTTGGATTCTCCCTCCCCAAATACGCTGGTCTGAAGGGCCTCAAAGCCGCTCCCATTATCTTCGAGAGGGGGAACGTCAGGAGGGAACTGGTAGAGGAGGTGAGGAGGGTTGCAAGGGAGGGTTGA
- a CDS encoding heterodisulfide reductase-related iron-sulfur binding cluster, with the protein MQGRVEAYYPGCSARTTERAYLRTALFVLRKLGVEFRLLDDLPCCGTLEGELYSRELTRKLAEIINREANGRVITGCSGCYSTINRGGGSATHLVDFLFREVGLERIAERIVRKVDLKVAAYYGCQALRPKELAIDDPEDPRVLEEILSLTGVQTVDFPMRTKCCGGPIALKEPDLAIRMAKDVVKSAEDSGAEAIATMCNLCHFMLDFYTSGLPILHFTQILAYSMGMPPDELGLDELFNPPRKGFGR; encoded by the coding sequence TTGCAAGGGAGGGTTGAGGCTTACTATCCCGGATGCTCGGCGAGGACCACTGAAAGAGCATATCTGAGGACCGCTCTCTTCGTCCTCAGGAAGTTGGGGGTGGAATTCAGGCTGCTCGACGATTTACCATGCTGCGGCACGCTGGAGGGTGAGCTCTACAGCAGGGAACTCACCAGGAAGCTCGCTGAGATAATAAATAGGGAAGCCAATGGGAGAGTTATAACCGGTTGCAGCGGTTGTTACAGCACGATAAACAGGGGCGGTGGTTCTGCAACTCACTTAGTCGATTTCCTGTTCAGGGAAGTCGGCCTGGAGAGGATAGCTGAGAGGATAGTTAGGAAGGTGGATCTCAAGGTCGCAGCTTACTACGGGTGCCAAGCTCTGAGGCCCAAAGAGTTGGCTATAGATGATCCGGAGGATCCCAGAGTGCTCGAGGAAATACTATCGCTCACTGGAGTCCAGACAGTAGATTTTCCAATGAGGACTAAGTGTTGCGGTGGACCAATAGCCCTCAAAGAGCCGGATCTTGCCATAAGGATGGCTAAGGATGTAGTGAAATCTGCTGAGGATAGCGGAGCCGAGGCCATAGCTACTATGTGCAACCTCTGCCACTTCATGCTGGACTTCTACACATCGGGGCTGCCGATCCTCCACTTCACTCAGATACTGGCTTACTCCATGGGGATGCCTCCGGATGAGCTGGGATTGGATGAATTATTCAATCCCCCCAGGAAGGGATTCGGGAGGTGA
- a CDS encoding CooT family nickel-binding protein, with product MCEGEVYIIEGSSEKLLMEDVISLSIKDGRLVIYNEMGEMKEINDAKEIRIDMVRHLVKVVI from the coding sequence TTGTGCGAGGGTGAGGTCTACATTATAGAGGGTTCCTCAGAGAAGTTGCTGATGGAGGATGTCATCTCCCTCTCAATTAAGGATGGGAGGCTGGTAATCTACAATGAGATGGGTGAGATGAAGGAGATAAATGATGCGAAGGAAATCAGGATAGATATGGTGAGGCACCTAGTGAAGGTAGTCATCTGA
- a CDS encoding NAD-dependent epimerase/dehydratase family protein has product MIIVSGGAGFIGSHTVDELLELRMDVCVIDNFYSGSPENLRGYEKLRILNVDIRDFNSIFEGIKGEVEGIIHLAAIVSLDEARANPKLAFETNFLGTLNMLELARKLDVGRFVYASSVAVYGEPVYLPIDESHPLKPANLYGLSKLMGEQLAMSYMEEYGIDVVALRYFNVYGPRMRSGPYSGVVHIFITSLLRGEPVRIFGDGDQTRDFVYVKDVAKANVKSLFSNVKGAFNVGTGVETSINELLSLISDLLGVRAEVKYESPRKGDVRRSRASAEAIREAIGWTPEVGIREGLKRTIEWYRRSVDVLNG; this is encoded by the coding sequence ATGATAATCGTCAGCGGAGGGGCTGGGTTCATAGGGAGCCATACTGTCGATGAGTTGCTCGAGCTGCGCATGGATGTTTGCGTCATCGATAACTTCTACAGCGGGTCTCCAGAGAACCTGAGGGGCTATGAGAAGCTGAGGATCCTTAATGTAGATATAAGGGACTTCAATTCTATTTTTGAAGGGATAAAGGGTGAAGTTGAGGGGATAATACATTTAGCCGCTATAGTGAGCCTCGATGAAGCCAGAGCGAATCCTAAACTCGCTTTTGAAACTAACTTCCTCGGGACCCTCAATATGTTGGAGTTAGCTAGGAAGCTAGATGTCGGGAGGTTCGTTTACGCATCTAGCGTAGCTGTTTACGGTGAACCCGTTTATTTGCCGATAGATGAATCCCATCCCCTGAAGCCAGCTAACTTATACGGGTTATCCAAGCTCATGGGGGAGCAGCTCGCGATGAGCTACATGGAGGAGTACGGAATAGATGTGGTTGCGCTCAGGTACTTCAACGTCTACGGGCCCAGGATGAGGAGCGGCCCCTATAGCGGGGTAGTTCACATCTTCATAACCTCCCTGCTGAGGGGGGAGCCCGTCAGGATATTCGGGGATGGCGATCAGACTAGGGACTTCGTTTACGTCAAAGATGTAGCTAAAGCTAATGTTAAAAGTCTATTTTCGAATGTTAAGGGAGCTTTCAATGTGGGAACTGGCGTTGAGACCTCTATAAATGAGCTCCTCTCCCTAATATCTGATCTGCTGGGCGTTAGGGCTGAAGTGAAGTACGAGTCTCCCAGGAAAGGGGATGTCAGGAGGAGTAGAGCGTCCGCAGAAGCTATAAGAGAGGCTATAGGATGGACTCCAGAAGTGGGGATCAGGGAGGGGCTCAAGAGAACGATAGAGTGGTATAGGAGATCCGTTGATGTTCTTAATGGCTAA
- a CDS encoding Lrp/AsnC family transcriptional regulator — protein sequence MGRLSENELDELDIKILRLMQKDSRIPYSEISKRLGVPEATVKYRVRRLIEKGAILGFYTLLNPRKIGFPFSMIILFQIIPEELENVFNKLKSMPEATHVFKLTGKYNIVAIFHARDMNHVSKIDEAVRSLRGVTAAETLLVTGVVYMNWEFPI from the coding sequence GTGGGTCGCTTGAGCGAGAACGAGCTCGATGAGTTGGATATTAAGATACTGAGGCTCATGCAGAAGGATTCTAGGATCCCTTACTCAGAGATATCTAAGAGGCTTGGGGTCCCAGAGGCCACTGTGAAATACAGAGTGAGGAGGTTAATTGAGAAAGGAGCTATCCTCGGATTCTATACACTTTTGAACCCTAGAAAAATAGGTTTCCCATTTTCGATGATAATCTTATTTCAGATAATACCGGAAGAGCTTGAAAATGTCTTCAATAAACTGAAGAGCATGCCGGAGGCGACTCATGTCTTCAAACTGACTGGAAAATACAATATAGTCGCGATATTCCACGCGAGAGATATGAATCATGTATCGAAGATAGATGAGGCCGTGAGATCTCTGAGGGGTGTTACAGCCGCTGAGACCCTTCTAGTTACAGGAGTAGTCTATATGAACTGGGAATTCCCCATATGA
- a CDS encoding radical SAM protein: MVHLRSMIKGSSSVSRGEEVADRSHSKSGIGVVIWNVTYDCNMRCSHCYQSEWRPIRELSDFNELRIVDQLEELGKPLIFISGGEPLLKSQTPQLIRELKARDFRVILSTNGSLSGALRSVADSLDNIALPLYGPEEFHDTITGVKGSYNSVINALRDLKGMNLTIKTVASRSTVKHIRHLLDVASRYDVSTLYVCDLLPEGRASSSEILSKEEWRKLIDFFLQEVIMEEEYGEIEIDIGLHPSAAIYASMRAGFEVKRRIMREGRGLISISPTGDVLLSPYLGDLRIGDARRIKEALESDIYREVGDARNLKGVCGDCPFKEVCGGSRVKAYVYSGDLLGEDPTCLIN, from the coding sequence ATGGTCCACTTGAGATCCATGATCAAGGGCTCCAGCTCCGTCTCGAGGGGAGAGGAGGTAGCGGATAGATCTCACTCTAAAAGCGGGATAGGGGTAGTAATCTGGAACGTCACTTACGATTGTAATATGAGGTGTTCTCACTGCTATCAATCCGAATGGAGGCCCATCAGAGAGCTCTCCGACTTCAATGAACTGAGGATCGTAGATCAACTCGAGGAACTCGGGAAACCCCTCATATTCATCTCAGGAGGTGAACCCCTACTGAAGAGCCAAACTCCCCAGCTGATAAGGGAGCTTAAGGCCAGGGACTTCAGAGTCATCCTGAGCACGAACGGTAGTTTAAGCGGAGCCCTGCGGAGCGTCGCCGATTCCCTCGATAACATAGCCCTCCCGCTTTACGGACCGGAGGAATTTCATGATACAATAACCGGTGTTAAGGGGAGTTATAATAGCGTGATTAACGCCTTAAGGGACTTAAAGGGTATGAACTTAACGATAAAGACAGTAGCTTCTAGGAGCACTGTGAAGCACATCCGCCACTTGCTCGATGTCGCTTCTAGATACGATGTGAGCACGCTCTACGTATGCGATCTCCTGCCTGAGGGTAGGGCCTCTAGCTCCGAGATACTCAGCAAGGAGGAATGGAGGAAGCTAATAGATTTCTTCCTGCAGGAGGTGATCATGGAGGAGGAGTACGGGGAGATAGAGATCGATATAGGTCTGCATCCATCGGCCGCCATTTACGCCTCTATGAGAGCCGGATTTGAGGTTAAGAGGAGGATCATGAGGGAGGGCCGCGGCCTAATCTCAATTTCACCAACCGGGGATGTGCTCCTGAGCCCCTATTTAGGGGACCTGAGGATAGGGGATGCGAGGAGGATCAAGGAGGCGCTTGAAAGCGATATTTACAGGGAGGTGGGGGATGCGAGGAATTTGAAAGGAGTTTGCGGTGATTGTCCTTTCAAGGAAGTCTGCGGTGGATCGAGAGTGAAAGCATACGTTTATTCAGGTGATCTCCTCGGGGAGGATCCTACATGCCTCATAAATTGA